A single window of Undibacterium sp. 5I1 DNA harbors:
- the yidC gene encoding membrane protein insertase YidC: protein MDIKRTVLWVVFSMSLLILWDNWMRHNGKPSMFSFTPSSQAQQSKNASASASGSSAASTTATSNVSANGVATGADAAAVKNEHITITTDVIKADIDTLGGEISRLELLKYKDVDDHTKNVVLFNESAKRTYLAQTGLMGGAFPNHKSSFTAKPGVRTMDTGDKVQLVLESELNGVKLTKTYTFKKGDYVIDVKHDVTNNSPVAITPSLYLQLLHDGTKPENGGMFSASREFYAPAVYTESDHFQKLDFQKIEKDSANPDAKPNHATKADNGWVAVLQHFFVSAFIPQDKAPRTIVTEKVKDNLYAVATILPMGSIAPGATVSMDARLYSGPQESDKLEKISPGLDLVKDYWYFAIIAKPMFWLMELIHKLLGNWGWTIVVFTISIKLALFPLSAAGYRSMAKMKVLTPKMQAVRERHKDEPQKMNQAMMELYKTEKINPLGGCLPILIQMPVFLSLYWVLQASVEMRGAPWVGWITDLTAPDPWYILPVLYAISMFVTAKLNPKPADPMQAKMMMFMPLAFSVMFFFFPAGLVLYWVVNNVLSIAQQWVINNKLIPPEHKS from the coding sequence ATGGATATCAAACGTACCGTCCTGTGGGTTGTTTTCTCGATGTCGCTGTTGATCCTTTGGGACAACTGGATGCGTCATAACGGCAAACCATCTATGTTCTCCTTTACGCCATCTAGCCAGGCGCAGCAGAGCAAAAACGCCAGCGCTTCTGCATCAGGTTCATCTGCTGCCAGCACCACTGCCACTAGCAACGTCAGCGCTAATGGTGTTGCCACTGGCGCTGACGCTGCTGCCGTTAAAAATGAGCACATCACGATTACTACTGATGTGATCAAAGCCGATATCGACACCTTAGGTGGTGAGATTAGTCGCCTGGAATTACTCAAGTACAAAGATGTAGACGACCACACCAAGAACGTTGTGTTGTTTAATGAAAGCGCTAAACGGACTTATCTGGCTCAAACTGGTCTGATGGGTGGTGCTTTCCCAAACCACAAATCCAGCTTTACTGCTAAGCCAGGCGTGCGCACGATGGATACTGGCGACAAAGTGCAACTGGTACTGGAATCTGAATTGAACGGCGTTAAGTTGACTAAGACTTATACCTTCAAAAAAGGTGATTACGTCATCGACGTCAAGCATGACGTGACGAATAATTCTCCGGTAGCGATCACGCCATCTTTGTATTTGCAGTTATTGCATGACGGTACCAAGCCAGAAAACGGCGGCATGTTTAGCGCCTCCAGAGAATTTTATGCTCCTGCTGTCTACACTGAGTCGGACCATTTTCAGAAACTGGATTTCCAGAAAATTGAAAAAGATAGCGCCAATCCAGACGCTAAGCCAAATCACGCAACCAAGGCAGACAATGGTTGGGTCGCCGTGCTCCAGCATTTTTTCGTGTCCGCTTTTATCCCGCAAGACAAAGCGCCACGCACTATCGTGACCGAAAAAGTCAAAGATAATCTGTATGCGGTAGCGACTATTTTGCCAATGGGCAGCATTGCACCAGGCGCAACAGTCAGTATGGATGCGCGTCTGTATTCTGGTCCACAAGAGTCTGACAAATTAGAAAAAATTTCACCAGGGCTGGATCTGGTAAAAGATTATTGGTACTTTGCGATTATTGCAAAACCGATGTTTTGGCTCATGGAATTGATCCATAAGTTGTTGGGTAACTGGGGCTGGACGATTGTGGTTTTCACGATCTCCATCAAGCTGGCATTGTTCCCGTTGTCGGCTGCTGGTTATCGCAGTATGGCGAAGATGAAAGTACTCACACCAAAAATGCAAGCCGTGCGTGAGCGTCATAAAGACGAGCCGCAAAAAATGAATCAAGCCATGATGGAGTTGTACAAAACTGAGAAAATCAATCCTCTCGGTGGCTGCTTGCCGATTCTGATCCAGATGCCAGTTTTCTTGTCGTTGTACTGGGTGTTGCAAGCCAGCGTAGAAATGCGCGGCGCTCCTTGGGTGGGCTGGATTACCGATTTGACCGCACCGGATCCTTGGTACATTTTGCCCGTGTTGTATGCAATCTCGATGTTTGTAACGGCCAAGCTCAATCCAAAACCGGCTGATCCTATGCAAGCCAAGATGATGATGTTTATGCCGCTGGCTTTCTCAGTGATGTTCTTCTTCTTCCCGGCGGGTCTGGTCTTGTACTGGGTTGTTAATAACGTCTTGTCGATCGCCCAGCAATGGGTGATTAATAATAAGTTGATCCCGCCAGAGCACAAGTCTTAA
- a CDS encoding LysR family transcriptional regulator, whose amino-acid sequence MSNRPSDHLDTNLLRVLHTLLTERSVTRTAMKLGQSQPAISNMLKRLRDITGDAILVRGKNGMTATERGEELLLLAKQGLSVLESITHSAPSFVAAQSQRIFHLGAPDYLSVLLIPMIMEKIREQAPNAGLVIHSLNAGFDYASALENGELDCVIGNWPDQPPHLHLAHLFEDDLVCMVNNQHPIVKKGLSLKYYLEMPHLAPTPYMMGHRSIIDSALADQGLKRNIQMTIPYFGMVPDVLSRTDLIFTTSRSFAMHFVGQWPITILPMPVEMPKMRFFMLWHERSHAAAEVQWLRKMVSDSSKEAMGRSGA is encoded by the coding sequence ATGAGCAATCGGCCTAGCGACCACCTCGATACCAACTTACTGCGCGTCTTGCATACTTTGCTGACCGAGCGCAGCGTTACCCGCACCGCCATGAAGTTGGGACAATCGCAACCCGCAATCAGCAATATGCTAAAGCGCTTGCGTGACATTACCGGCGACGCGATATTAGTGCGTGGCAAAAACGGGATGACAGCGACCGAACGCGGCGAAGAATTATTGTTGCTGGCAAAGCAGGGACTTAGCGTGCTGGAGAGCATCACACATTCTGCGCCCAGTTTTGTTGCCGCACAAAGCCAACGTATATTCCACCTCGGCGCACCGGATTATTTAAGCGTTTTGCTGATCCCGATGATCATGGAGAAAATACGCGAACAAGCGCCCAATGCCGGTCTGGTCATTCATTCGCTGAATGCAGGATTTGATTATGCGTCAGCGCTAGAAAACGGCGAGTTAGATTGCGTCATCGGTAACTGGCCAGACCAGCCACCGCACTTACATTTAGCGCATTTATTTGAGGATGACTTGGTCTGCATGGTCAATAACCAGCATCCGATCGTAAAAAAAGGTCTATCGCTTAAATACTATTTAGAGATGCCGCACCTTGCGCCCACCCCTTATATGATGGGACATCGCAGCATCATTGACAGCGCTCTGGCTGATCAAGGTTTAAAGCGAAACATACAAATGACGATCCCTTACTTTGGCATGGTACCGGATGTACTGTCGCGTACGGATCTGATTTTTACCACTAGTCGTAGCTTCGCCATGCACTTTGTCGGGCAATGGCCAATTACGATTTTGCCTATGCCGGTAGAGATGCCAAAAATGCGTTTCTTTATGCTGTGGCATGAACGTTCACATGCGGCAGCAGAGGTGCAATGGTTGCGTAAGATGGTGTCGGATTCGTCTAAGGAGGCGATGGGACGATCTGGCGCATAA
- a CDS encoding ribonuclease P protein component, translated as MTSVNASGDFTRVRRIVKTDEFSSVFRLRPVQRTAHFVLYARPTELPNARLGVVAAKRFAPRAATRNTIKRVTREIFRCSSLTNVDCIVRLSKPVNTKAGPATTAQLKRELRLEILRLFAPVRLLVTDGAEAL; from the coding sequence ATGACATCAGTAAACGCAAGTGGTGATTTTACACGCGTTCGGCGCATCGTTAAAACGGATGAATTTTCATCCGTTTTTCGTTTGCGGCCGGTACAAAGAACAGCACATTTTGTTTTGTATGCAAGACCGACCGAGCTGCCAAACGCGCGCTTGGGCGTGGTTGCTGCCAAGCGTTTTGCGCCGCGAGCGGCGACACGCAATACGATTAAGCGTGTTACGCGGGAAATTTTTCGTTGTTCGTCCCTGACCAATGTGGATTGTATCGTGCGCTTGTCCAAGCCCGTAAATACCAAAGCAGGTCCAGCTACCACCGCGCAACTGAAGCGTGAGTTGCGGCTGGAGATCTTGCGTCTGTTTGCGCCAGTGCGTTTGCTGGTTACCGACGGTGCAGAAGCGCTGTGA
- a CDS encoding class II glutamine amidotransferase has product MCQLLGMNCNTPTDIVFSFTGFATRGGRTDEHKDGWGIAFFEGNGVRHFVDHQAAVTSPIAELIKRYPIKSENVIAHIRKATQGQVTLENCHPFVRECWGCYWVFAHNGDLKNFHPVLDGAYHPVGTTDSERAFCYLLQEMRRRFGETLPSMTEITRFMRQITNEIAQYGTFNMMLSNGEALFAHCSTKLHYIVRKYPFATASLSDEEIAVDFSEVTTPQDRVAVIVTEPLTKNENWTQFAAGELMVFVDGDVHAA; this is encoded by the coding sequence ATGTGTCAATTATTAGGAATGAATTGCAATACCCCGACCGATATCGTGTTCAGCTTTACGGGGTTTGCTACACGCGGCGGCCGGACGGACGAACATAAAGACGGCTGGGGGATCGCATTTTTTGAAGGCAACGGTGTACGCCATTTTGTCGATCACCAAGCCGCCGTTACTTCCCCGATTGCCGAGTTAATCAAGCGTTATCCGATCAAATCTGAAAACGTCATCGCCCATATCCGTAAAGCCACCCAAGGGCAAGTCACACTAGAAAATTGTCATCCCTTTGTGCGTGAATGTTGGGGGTGTTATTGGGTGTTTGCGCACAACGGCGACCTGAAAAATTTTCATCCGGTCTTAGATGGTGCATACCATCCTGTCGGTACAACAGACAGCGAACGGGCGTTTTGTTATCTGCTGCAAGAAATGCGCCGTCGCTTTGGTGAGACTTTGCCATCGATGACCGAGATTACCCGGTTCATGCGCCAGATCACCAATGAGATTGCGCAATACGGTACCTTCAATATGATGCTGTCCAACGGAGAGGCGTTATTTGCACATTGTTCTACCAAGTTACATTACATCGTCAGAAAATATCCTTTTGCCACCGCCAGTTTGTCGGACGAAGAAATCGCAGTCGATTTTTCTGAAGTGACCACGCCACAAGATCGCGTTGCCGTGATCGTCACAGAACCATTGACCAAGAATGAGAACTGGACCCAATTTGCTGCGGGTGAGCTGATGGTATTTGTAGATGGTGATGTGCATGCCGCATGA
- a CDS encoding tRNA modification GTPase: protein MNQHRHHQSSYDSTPITAIATAPGRGGIGVVRISGKDLRPVIDSLFGDAFANGVKAIQLKPRHATYLPFTQADGSVIDQGIVLYFKGPHSYTGEDVLELQGHGGPVVMQMLLTRCLEAGKDTGLRLAQPGEFTQRAFLNDKLDLAQAEAVSDLIEASTEAAAKSASQSLSGAFSKVIHALVEKVVHLRMLVEATLDFPEEEIDFLEKSDARGQLSAIQTALQAVFKQAAQGALLREGLNIVLAGQPNVGKSSLLNALAGDDVAIVTPIAGTTRDKVTETIHIEGIPLNIIDTAGIRHEDDEHEDQHNNEHNKDAPRSSIDAVERIGIERTWAEVSKADVILHLLDAGRGPTRADDAIVARFPDQVPVIRIWNKIDLSGHHPSVDQMADATHVYLSAQDHIGIDLLRKELLRIAGWQQTGESLYLARERHLIALKQANEHLEFAAAYAAQNDQSLDLFAEELRLTQDRLNSITGEFTSDDLLGVIFSRFCIGK from the coding sequence ATGAACCAACATCGCCATCATCAAAGTAGTTACGACAGCACGCCCATTACCGCGATTGCCACAGCACCAGGGCGCGGTGGTATTGGTGTTGTACGTATTTCCGGCAAAGATTTAAGGCCGGTGATTGATTCCTTATTTGGGGACGCATTTGCCAACGGTGTAAAAGCGATACAACTCAAGCCACGCCACGCGACGTACCTGCCATTTACGCAAGCGGATGGTAGCGTGATTGATCAGGGCATCGTGCTCTACTTTAAAGGTCCACATTCTTACACCGGTGAAGATGTCCTCGAGCTACAAGGGCACGGCGGACCAGTGGTGATGCAAATGCTGCTGACGCGTTGTCTGGAAGCGGGCAAAGATACGGGCTTACGCCTGGCGCAACCGGGTGAATTTACTCAGCGTGCTTTCCTTAACGATAAACTGGATTTGGCGCAGGCCGAGGCAGTGTCGGATTTGATTGAGGCATCGACCGAAGCCGCCGCCAAATCAGCATCACAATCGTTGTCCGGTGCATTTTCTAAAGTGATTCATGCGTTGGTAGAAAAAGTTGTGCACTTACGCATGCTGGTAGAAGCGACGCTGGATTTCCCCGAGGAAGAAATCGATTTTTTAGAAAAATCGGATGCCCGTGGTCAGCTCAGCGCCATCCAAACGGCCTTGCAGGCGGTATTTAAACAGGCGGCGCAAGGCGCTTTATTGCGTGAGGGTTTGAATATTGTATTAGCCGGTCAACCGAATGTCGGTAAATCGTCTTTGCTCAATGCGTTGGCGGGTGACGACGTTGCTATCGTCACGCCTATCGCAGGCACTACCCGCGACAAAGTGACTGAGACTATCCATATCGAAGGTATCCCGCTTAATATCATCGATACCGCCGGTATTCGTCATGAGGATGATGAACACGAGGACCAGCATAATAATGAGCACAATAAGGACGCGCCGCGCAGCAGCATTGATGCGGTGGAGCGTATCGGCATCGAACGTACCTGGGCTGAAGTCAGCAAAGCCGATGTCATTTTGCATTTGCTCGATGCTGGCCGTGGCCCGACCCGCGCTGACGACGCGATCGTGGCGCGTTTCCCGGATCAAGTGCCTGTGATCCGCATCTGGAACAAAATTGATCTGTCCGGCCATCATCCCAGCGTCGATCAGATGGCGGATGCCACCCACGTATATTTGTCTGCGCAAGACCATATCGGCATTGATTTACTGCGCAAAGAATTACTCCGCATCGCTGGTTGGCAACAAACGGGCGAGTCCTTGTATCTCGCGCGCGAACGTCACCTGATCGCACTAAAGCAAGCTAACGAGCATTTAGAATTTGCTGCCGCCTATGCTGCACAAAATGATCAGTCGCTGGATTTGTTTGCGGAAGAGCTACGCTTAACCCAAGACCGGCTCAACAGCATTACGGGCGAATTTACTTCTGATGATTTGTTGGGTGTGATATTTTCCCGTTTTTGTATCGGTAAATAA
- the yidD gene encoding membrane protein insertion efficiency factor YidD, whose product MKPLLLLLLRFYKLAISPMLGQNCRFYPSCSDYAAEAIREHGAAKGCLLAGKRVCKCHPWHPGGVDPVPQKSEKNSFVPTSDGRSKKRQAAYAKNATHATKHHNMMALKKRPDSSSKSTC is encoded by the coding sequence ATGAAACCTTTATTGCTCCTGCTGCTGCGTTTTTACAAACTCGCTATCAGCCCTATGCTGGGACAAAATTGCCGTTTTTATCCGTCCTGCTCAGATTACGCGGCAGAGGCAATCCGCGAGCATGGCGCTGCAAAAGGTTGTTTGCTGGCGGGCAAACGCGTATGTAAGTGTCACCCATGGCATCCGGGTGGAGTGGATCCAGTTCCACAAAAATCTGAAAAAAACAGTTTCGTCCCCACATCCGACGGACGTTCTAAAAAGCGTCAAGCTGCGTATGCCAAAAATGCTACTCATGCAACTAAGCATCACAATATGATGGCTTTAAAAAAACGTCCTGATTCTTCTTCTAAATCTACCTGCTAA
- the rpmH gene encoding 50S ribosomal protein L34: protein MKRTYQPSVVRRKRTHGFRARMATRGGRAVLNARRAKGRKRLAA from the coding sequence ATGAAACGTACTTACCAACCTTCCGTCGTTCGCCGCAAGCGCACTCACGGCTTCCGCGCACGCATGGCAACCCGTGGCGGCCGCGCTGTATTGAACGCACGTCGCGCTAAAGGTCGCAAGCGCTTGGCAGCTTGA